A section of the Streptomyces sp. CG1 genome encodes:
- a CDS encoding cupin domain-containing protein, which produces MAELSLVGPHGGETIRLGPTQMRILEDGSTTGHRLGIGEITLAPHTQGPPQHRHAQHDEGFYVVSGTVHFTVGDTTHAAPAGTLAMIPPGVPHTFANPGDEPAVMINTFTPDLYVQYFRDLRDMIAGGQELTPESTITVMSRYATVPATDFPQRP; this is translated from the coding sequence ATGGCCGAACTCTCCCTGGTCGGTCCGCATGGCGGCGAGACGATCCGTCTGGGCCCCACGCAGATGCGCATCCTCGAAGACGGCAGCACCACCGGGCACCGGCTCGGCATCGGCGAGATCACCCTCGCCCCGCACACCCAAGGCCCCCCGCAGCACCGTCACGCCCAGCACGACGAGGGCTTCTACGTCGTCTCCGGCACCGTGCACTTCACCGTCGGGGACACCACCCATGCCGCCCCGGCGGGCACGCTCGCCATGATTCCGCCCGGCGTCCCGCACACCTTCGCCAACCCCGGCGACGAGCCCGCGGTGATGATCAACACCTTCACGCCCGACCTGTATGTGCAGTACTTCCGCGACCTGCGGGACATGATCGCCGGAGGTCAGGAGCTCACTCCCGAGTCCACCATCACCGTGATGAGCCGCTACGCCACGGTCCCTGCCACCGACTTCCCCCAGCGGCCCTAG
- the htpG gene encoding molecular chaperone HtpG, whose amino-acid sequence MPTETLEFQVEARQLLQLMIHSVYSNKDVFLRELVSNASDALDKLRLEKLRDDSLRADVDDLHIEIDIDSDARTLTVRDNGIGMSYDEVGQLIGTIANSGTAKFLQELREAKDAAGAEGLIGQFGVGFYSGFMVADEVTLVTRRAGEAQGTRWTSRGEDTFTLEPADDAPQGTSVTLHLKPADPENQLHDYTSPWKIREIIKRYSDFITWPIRMVPERSGAADESDEAPAPETLNSMKALWARSRDEVSDDEYHELYKHIGHDWRDPLETIRLQAEGTFEYQALLFLPAHAPHDLFTRDFKRGVQLYVRRVFIMDDCEALLPPYLRFVKGVVDAADLSLNVSREILQQDRHIEMMRRRLTKKVLSTVKDMMAKDQDRYATFWREFGTVLKEGLVTDAENRDAVLALASFASTHHETELTTLQQYVERMKDGQDDIYYLTGESRQSIENSPHMEAFRDRGIEVLLLTDAVDEVWADAVGEYEGKKLRSVAKGQIDLDTEDDDTADGEREKQTEEYAGLLGWMTEQLDEDIKEVRLSSRLTVSPACVVSDAGDLTPALENMYRAMGQEVPRAKRILELNPGHQLVQGLNQAYKEREDRTELTETAELLHGLAVLAEGGQPKDPSRFVKLMADRLERAL is encoded by the coding sequence ATGCCGACTGAAACGCTTGAGTTTCAGGTGGAGGCCCGTCAGCTGCTGCAGCTGATGATCCACTCGGTCTACTCGAACAAGGACGTCTTCCTGCGGGAGCTCGTCTCCAACGCCTCCGACGCGCTGGACAAGCTGCGTCTGGAGAAGCTGCGGGACGACTCGCTGCGCGCCGACGTGGACGATCTGCACATCGAGATCGACATCGACAGCGACGCCCGTACCCTCACCGTGCGGGACAACGGCATCGGGATGTCGTACGACGAGGTCGGGCAGCTCATCGGCACCATTGCCAACTCCGGCACCGCGAAGTTCCTGCAGGAGCTGCGGGAGGCCAAGGACGCGGCCGGGGCGGAAGGGCTCATCGGCCAGTTCGGCGTCGGGTTCTACTCCGGGTTCATGGTCGCGGACGAGGTCACCCTGGTGACCCGGCGCGCCGGCGAGGCCCAGGGCACCCGCTGGACATCGCGCGGCGAGGACACCTTCACGCTGGAGCCGGCCGACGACGCGCCGCAGGGCACGTCGGTCACCCTCCACCTCAAGCCCGCCGACCCGGAGAACCAGCTCCACGACTACACCTCCCCGTGGAAGATCAGGGAGATCATCAAGCGGTACTCGGACTTCATCACGTGGCCCATCCGGATGGTGCCCGAGCGTTCCGGCGCGGCCGACGAGAGCGACGAGGCGCCCGCACCCGAGACGCTCAACTCGATGAAGGCGCTGTGGGCCCGGTCGCGTGACGAGGTGTCCGACGACGAGTACCACGAGCTGTACAAGCACATCGGCCACGACTGGCGCGACCCGTTGGAGACGATCCGGCTCCAGGCGGAGGGCACCTTCGAGTACCAGGCCCTGCTGTTCCTCCCCGCGCACGCGCCCCACGACCTGTTCACGCGGGACTTCAAGCGCGGTGTGCAGCTGTACGTCAGGCGCGTGTTCATCATGGACGACTGCGAGGCGCTGCTCCCGCCGTACCTCCGCTTCGTCAAGGGCGTCGTCGACGCGGCCGACCTCTCGCTCAACGTCTCCCGCGAGATCCTCCAGCAGGACCGCCACATCGAGATGATGCGGCGACGGCTGACGAAGAAGGTCCTGTCCACGGTCAAGGACATGATGGCCAAGGACCAGGACCGCTACGCCACGTTCTGGCGGGAGTTCGGCACCGTCCTGAAGGAGGGACTGGTCACCGACGCGGAGAACCGCGACGCCGTCCTCGCCCTCGCCTCGTTCGCGAGCACACACCACGAGACCGAGTTGACGACGCTCCAGCAGTATGTGGAGCGGATGAAGGACGGCCAGGACGACATCTACTACCTGACCGGCGAGTCCCGGCAGAGCATCGAGAACTCCCCGCACATGGAGGCCTTCCGGGACCGTGGCATCGAGGTGCTGCTGCTCACCGACGCCGTCGACGAGGTGTGGGCGGACGCCGTCGGCGAGTACGAGGGCAAGAAACTGCGGTCGGTCGCCAAGGGGCAGATCGACCTCGACACCGAGGACGACGACACTGCCGACGGCGAACGGGAGAAGCAGACCGAGGAGTACGCCGGCCTGCTCGGCTGGATGACGGAGCAACTGGACGAGGACATCAAGGAGGTACGCCTGTCCTCCCGCCTCACTGTCTCCCCGGCCTGCGTCGTCTCCGACGCGGGCGACCTGACCCCGGCGCTGGAGAACATGTACCGGGCCATGGGCCAGGAGGTGCCGCGGGCCAAGCGGATCCTTGAGCTCAACCCCGGCCACCAGCTGGTGCAGGGCCTCAACCAGGCGTACAAGGAGCGCGAGGACCGTACGGAACTGACCGAGACCGCCGAACTCCTGCACGGCCTGGCGGTGCTCGCCGAGGGCGGGCAGCCGAAGGACCCGTCCCGCTTCGTCAAGCTCATGGCGGACCGCCTGGAACGCGCGCTGTAA
- a CDS encoding lamin tail domain-containing protein, translating into MSVSSSVRRLTAVAAVAAATVGAVAPSAMAAGRAPARPHAVVYISGVQHKWQGRDDRSNRSLNKQWVAITNSSRRAMNLDSWKLSDQDGHTYTFRHVRLAGRATVRVHTGVGRNTATDLYQDRRTRVWDVNADSATLRDAHGRIIDAVSWGRRTAKPVRRDGAGLQQGGVHHQGGAGHHDDHARGHRR; encoded by the coding sequence GTGTCCGTTTCTTCTTCCGTCCGTCGTCTGACCGCCGTCGCCGCCGTGGCCGCCGCCACGGTGGGTGCCGTGGCTCCTTCGGCCATGGCTGCCGGCCGGGCGCCGGCCCGTCCGCACGCGGTGGTGTACATCAGCGGCGTGCAGCACAAGTGGCAGGGCCGGGACGACCGTTCCAACCGCTCGCTGAACAAGCAGTGGGTGGCCATCACGAACAGCTCGCGCCGGGCGATGAACCTGGACAGCTGGAAGCTGTCCGACCAGGACGGCCACACCTACACCTTCCGCCACGTGCGGCTCGCGGGCCGGGCCACCGTACGCGTCCACACCGGTGTCGGCCGGAACACCGCGACCGACCTCTACCAGGACCGCCGCACGCGCGTGTGGGACGTCAACGCCGACAGCGCGACCCTGCGTGACGCCCACGGCCGGATCATCGACGCCGTCTCCTGGGGCCGCCGTACTGCGAAGCCCGTCCGCCGTGATGGCGCCGGTCTGCAGCAGGGCGGTGTGCACCACCAGGGCGGAGCCGGCCACCACGACGACCACGCCCGCGGCCACCGTCGCTGA
- a CDS encoding beta-ketoacyl synthase, whose amino-acid sequence MSDSGGVLVTGVGAMTPLGADAPSTWAGLLSGVSGVSLLDEEWAAGLPVHVAAKLAVEPAALLPRVEARKLDRGEQLAMLSAREAWQDAGVPQVEPERLAVVIGTGTGGVLTTLGQDDIFEQNGIRRLSPFAVPMLMPNGPAACVSMDLGARGGARAPVSACASGAEALALGQDLIRSGRVDVVVAGGVEACLHPFTIAAFAQMKALSTRSGDPESVSRPFDAERSGFVMGEGAGMLVLERPGFARARGARVHATLAGSAVTSSARHITASDADGQVFAIQQALRDAGLSREDIGLVHAHATSTESGDLAEAEAVRRAVGAHAVVTATKSMTGHMLGASGAVGALATLLALKEGVVPATRNLEKIDPQIELDVVHGTNRTGRWSAALANSFGFGGHNVTLVFTS is encoded by the coding sequence ATGAGCGACAGCGGTGGGGTGCTGGTGACGGGTGTCGGTGCGATGACGCCGTTGGGGGCCGACGCGCCCTCGACCTGGGCGGGTCTGCTGTCCGGGGTATCCGGTGTGTCGCTTCTCGACGAGGAGTGGGCCGCCGGGCTGCCGGTGCACGTCGCGGCCAAACTCGCGGTGGAGCCCGCTGCGTTGCTCCCGAGGGTCGAGGCGAGGAAGCTGGACCGGGGCGAGCAACTCGCCATGCTCAGTGCGCGCGAGGCGTGGCAGGACGCCGGGGTGCCGCAGGTGGAGCCGGAGCGGCTGGCCGTCGTCATCGGGACCGGCACCGGGGGCGTTCTCACCACGCTGGGGCAGGACGACATCTTCGAACAGAACGGGATACGGCGATTGTCGCCGTTCGCCGTCCCGATGCTCATGCCCAACGGACCCGCGGCCTGCGTCAGCATGGACCTGGGCGCGCGGGGCGGGGCCAGGGCACCGGTCAGCGCGTGCGCCTCCGGCGCGGAGGCCCTCGCCCTCGGCCAGGACCTGATCCGCAGCGGCCGCGTGGATGTCGTTGTCGCCGGCGGGGTGGAAGCCTGTCTGCACCCCTTCACCATCGCCGCATTCGCCCAGATGAAGGCGCTGTCGACGAGGTCCGGGGACCCGGAGTCGGTGTCCCGCCCGTTCGACGCCGAACGCTCCGGATTCGTCATGGGGGAGGGCGCCGGGATGCTGGTCCTGGAACGGCCCGGGTTCGCGCGGGCCCGTGGCGCACGGGTGCACGCAACCCTCGCGGGCAGCGCCGTGACCTCCAGCGCTCGCCACATCACCGCCTCCGACGCGGACGGCCAGGTCTTCGCGATCCAACAGGCCCTGCGGGACGCCGGGTTGAGCCGGGAGGACATCGGACTCGTCCATGCCCACGCCACATCCACCGAGTCCGGTGACCTGGCGGAGGCGGAGGCCGTCCGCCGGGCCGTCGGCGCACACGCCGTGGTGACGGCGACCAAGTCCATGACCGGCCACATGCTCGGCGCGTCCGGAGCCGTCGGGGCGCTGGCCACCCTGTTGGCGCTCAAGGAGGGCGTCGTACCGGCCACCCGCAACCTGGAGAAGATCGACCCGCAGATCGAGCTGGACGTCGTACACGGCACGAACCGCACGGGGCGGTGGTCGGCGGCACTGGCCAACTCCTTCGGGTTCGGCGGTCACAACGTCACGCTCGTCTTCACGAGCTGA
- a CDS encoding isocitrate lyase/phosphoenolpyruvate mutase family protein gives MENAQRELADALRALHTSADGRALVLPNAWDAASAALIAQAGARAIATTSGGVAWTAGRSDGHGLTREEMAEAVRRIAGAVDVPVSADIEGGYGPGAEEVAATVRAVIAAGAVGVNLEDSLAPGGPLYDVPAQAVRLSAARSAAEEAGLPGLWINARADVFLFGIGAPEDRVENVLSRAAAYADAGADSLFVPGLVDVDTVAELVRRSPLPVNVMTGPGAPPVKAFEAVGVRRVSVGTALAQTAYGTVQRAAAELLGSGTYDAMAGAADFGTVNSAVTARHTTR, from the coding sequence ATGGAGAACGCCCAGCGAGAACTGGCCGACGCCCTGCGTGCGTTGCACACATCCGCCGATGGGCGCGCACTGGTGCTGCCCAACGCGTGGGACGCGGCGAGCGCGGCCCTCATCGCGCAGGCGGGTGCTCGGGCGATCGCGACGACCAGCGGGGGTGTCGCCTGGACGGCAGGCCGGTCCGACGGTCATGGCCTGACCCGGGAGGAGATGGCCGAGGCCGTGCGGCGTATCGCCGGCGCGGTCGACGTGCCGGTGAGCGCCGATATCGAGGGGGGTTACGGCCCCGGCGCCGAAGAGGTCGCGGCCACCGTCCGCGCGGTGATCGCGGCCGGCGCGGTCGGTGTCAATCTCGAGGACTCGCTCGCACCGGGCGGGCCGCTGTACGACGTGCCCGCTCAGGCCGTACGACTGAGCGCGGCCCGTTCCGCGGCCGAGGAGGCGGGGCTGCCCGGCCTGTGGATCAACGCGCGCGCGGACGTGTTCCTGTTCGGCATCGGCGCTCCGGAGGACCGCGTGGAGAACGTGCTGTCCCGGGCGGCGGCATACGCCGACGCGGGCGCCGACAGCCTGTTCGTGCCCGGGCTCGTGGACGTGGACACGGTGGCCGAACTGGTGCGCCGCAGCCCCCTGCCGGTCAACGTGATGACGGGCCCGGGCGCGCCGCCGGTCAAGGCCTTCGAAGCGGTCGGCGTCCGCCGCGTCAGCGTGGGCACCGCGCTCGCCCAGACCGCGTACGGGACCGTCCAGCGCGCGGCCGCCGAGTTGCTGGGCTCGGGCACCTACGACGCGATGGCGGGCGCGGCGGACTTCGGCACCGTCAACAGCGCGGTCACCGCCAGGCACACGACACGGTGA
- a CDS encoding transcriptional regulator, with the protein MDDEADDHLIREAEKIAVALGRMFPGLCEVVLHDLRDPQHAIRVIENNLSGRQVGDSATELGLARIQDPHYPGVIQNYPNQFPDGRPAKSTSIGIKNVAGEYIAALCLNLDVSVLSPVTLALSNLVATETEHREQPLETLQDRNARDLRQAVEAHAAERAATPRSLSREDKRALVRQLQRDGYFGSRDAAQTIADLLGVSRATVYNYAK; encoded by the coding sequence GTGGACGACGAGGCCGACGACCACCTCATCCGTGAGGCCGAGAAGATCGCCGTAGCGTTGGGCCGGATGTTCCCGGGCCTGTGCGAGGTGGTGCTGCACGATCTGCGGGATCCGCAGCATGCGATCCGGGTGATCGAGAACAACCTCTCCGGCCGCCAGGTCGGTGACTCCGCCACGGAGCTGGGCCTGGCCCGCATCCAGGACCCCCACTACCCCGGCGTCATCCAGAACTACCCCAATCAGTTTCCCGACGGCCGCCCGGCGAAGAGCACGTCCATCGGCATCAAGAACGTCGCGGGAGAGTACATCGCCGCCCTCTGCCTGAACCTGGACGTGTCCGTCCTGTCACCGGTGACCCTCGCGTTGTCCAACCTCGTGGCCACGGAGACCGAACACCGTGAGCAGCCCCTGGAGACGCTCCAGGACCGCAACGCGCGCGATCTGCGCCAGGCGGTGGAAGCACATGCCGCGGAGCGTGCCGCGACGCCCCGGTCGCTGAGCCGGGAGGACAAGCGGGCACTCGTACGACAGTTGCAGCGCGACGGCTACTTCGGCTCCCGCGATGCCGCACAGACCATCGCTGACCTGCTCGGTGTGTCCCGGGCGACCGTCTACAACTACGCGAAGTAG
- a CDS encoding alpha/beta fold hydrolase: protein MTSTVHTLALSSGNLDVTVEDQGHGRPFLLLHGGGGPQTVGPFAGLLADERPARVVTPVHPGFNGTARPDWLTDVPTLARAYAHLLDALGLTDVTVVGNSIGGWIAAELALLGSDRISGVVLVNAVGIQVPGHPPTDVSLLTPAELSALAYHDPAKFAVDPSTLPEAARAAMAANRATLQVYSGPHAMEDPTLRERLTKVTRPALVVWGESDQVVDTDYGRAYAAAIPGSRFEPLHHSGHLPQLETPTELLDLIWEFTETQMTRRPTR from the coding sequence ATGACCAGCACCGTCCACACCCTCGCCCTCAGCTCCGGCAACCTCGACGTCACTGTCGAGGACCAGGGACACGGCCGACCCTTCCTCCTGTTGCACGGGGGTGGGGGTCCGCAGACCGTCGGCCCGTTCGCCGGCCTGCTCGCCGACGAGCGACCGGCCAGGGTCGTCACCCCCGTCCACCCCGGATTCAACGGAACCGCCCGGCCCGACTGGCTGACGGACGTCCCCACCCTCGCGCGGGCCTACGCGCACCTGCTCGACGCACTCGGACTCACGGACGTCACCGTCGTCGGCAACTCCATCGGCGGCTGGATCGCCGCCGAACTGGCCCTGCTCGGCAGCGACCGGATCAGCGGCGTCGTCCTCGTCAACGCCGTCGGCATCCAGGTCCCCGGCCATCCCCCGACGGACGTCTCCCTCCTCACCCCTGCCGAGCTGTCCGCTCTCGCCTACCACGACCCCGCCAAGTTCGCGGTCGACCCCAGCACCCTCCCGGAAGCCGCCCGGGCGGCGATGGCCGCCAACAGGGCCACCCTGCAGGTCTACTCCGGCCCCCACGCCATGGAGGACCCCACCCTCCGCGAGCGCCTGACCAAGGTCACGCGTCCGGCCCTCGTCGTGTGGGGCGAGAGCGACCAGGTCGTCGACACGGACTACGGACGCGCCTACGCGGCCGCCATTCCCGGCTCCCGCTTCGAACCCCTCCACCACAGCGGCCACCTGCCCCAGCTCGAGACCCCCACCGAACTTCTCGACCTGATCTGGGAGTTCACAGAAACGCAGATGACACGCCGACCGACCCGTTGA
- a CDS encoding TetR/AcrR family transcriptional regulator — MTAQLDAGRSNQKKRTRTAIVEAARELITTGADVTMPAIARTALVSEATAYRYFPDLPSLISEALAGSWPPPAEALRPVADSPDPVVRVSYACEFLLRGILARQGAVRAMIAATVTRPETAKTRPGIRFGLIDHALEPLRDTLGAADPDALTQLERDLAVVVSAEALFSLTDLCGLTPDEAVASAVHTARTLTEAAVRATAGE, encoded by the coding sequence ATGACGGCGCAGCTCGACGCAGGCCGCAGCAACCAGAAGAAGCGCACGCGGACGGCGATCGTCGAGGCCGCGCGCGAGCTCATCACCACGGGAGCCGATGTGACCATGCCGGCGATCGCCCGCACGGCCCTGGTCTCCGAGGCGACCGCCTACCGGTACTTCCCGGATCTCCCGTCCCTGATCAGCGAGGCCCTCGCCGGCAGCTGGCCGCCCCCGGCCGAGGCCCTCCGGCCGGTCGCGGACTCGCCCGACCCCGTCGTACGCGTCTCCTACGCCTGTGAGTTCCTGCTGAGGGGGATACTCGCGCGGCAGGGCGCGGTGCGCGCGATGATCGCCGCCACCGTCACCCGCCCCGAGACGGCGAAGACACGCCCGGGCATCCGCTTCGGCCTCATCGACCACGCGCTGGAACCGCTGAGGGACACGCTGGGGGCAGCGGACCCGGACGCGCTCACCCAGCTGGAGCGGGACCTCGCGGTGGTCGTCAGCGCGGAGGCCCTCTTCTCCCTCACCGATCTCTGCGGCCTCACTCCCGACGAGGCGGTCGCCAGCGCCGTACACACCGCGAGGACCCTGACGGAGGCGGCGGTGCGTGCGACGGCCGGGGAGTGA
- a CDS encoding bifunctional transcriptional activator/DNA repair enzyme AdaA — protein MTTYSAVVTTGIYCRPGCGSQPLAENVRTFELPAAAEANGYRACLRCRPWRVAGPVAADVPELLCRAVQLIVAGALDTGTEAALGARLAVSPRHLRRLFTQQLGVTPDQLARSRRAHFARRLLDDTDLTVADVAFASGFGSVRQFNRDMRLVFRASPMELRSRRRRADRLVADGGLVLRLPFAPPLHWPALLAFLAERAVPGVESVREGVYRRTISLDGAAGLLEVSVGGEDHLLLRAHLPFWEGLIHVVERVGRIFGVDADMAPAEAALAGDPLVGPLIAARPGLRVPGAWGAFEIAVDGVLGQYADRPLVREWMAVLVEAAGQPVPGLGDGLTHLFPSAETVAAADLKGAGLPSETADTLRALALAAARDDTLFDCGSPLADVIHGLTAVPGVTEDTAQRIALRLGYDDAFPAVDRIERATGGEAGAEAREAGAAWRPWRAFAATHLAVVDLPALTA, from the coding sequence ATGACGACTTACTCGGCCGTGGTCACCACCGGCATCTACTGCCGGCCGGGCTGCGGGTCACAGCCGCTCGCGGAGAACGTGCGCACGTTCGAGCTCCCGGCGGCGGCCGAGGCGAACGGGTACCGGGCCTGTCTGCGGTGCCGGCCCTGGCGGGTGGCCGGGCCGGTCGCCGCCGACGTCCCAGAACTGCTCTGCAGGGCCGTACAGTTGATCGTCGCGGGGGCGCTGGACACAGGTACCGAGGCCGCGCTCGGCGCCCGGCTCGCCGTGTCGCCCCGGCATCTACGGCGGCTGTTCACCCAGCAGCTGGGGGTGACCCCGGACCAGCTCGCGCGCTCGCGGCGCGCCCACTTCGCACGCCGCCTGCTGGACGACACCGACCTGACGGTGGCCGATGTGGCCTTCGCGTCCGGGTTCGGCAGCGTACGGCAGTTCAACCGGGACATGCGGCTGGTGTTCCGGGCCTCGCCGATGGAGCTGCGCAGCCGGCGCAGACGAGCGGACCGGCTCGTGGCGGACGGTGGGCTGGTGCTGCGGTTGCCGTTCGCGCCGCCACTGCACTGGCCGGCCCTGCTGGCGTTTCTGGCCGAGCGGGCCGTACCCGGTGTGGAGTCGGTGCGGGAGGGTGTGTACCGGCGCACGATCAGCCTGGACGGCGCGGCCGGGCTGCTGGAGGTATCCGTGGGCGGTGAGGACCATCTGTTGCTGCGCGCCCATCTGCCGTTCTGGGAAGGGCTGATCCATGTCGTCGAGCGCGTCGGGCGGATCTTCGGCGTGGACGCGGACATGGCTCCGGCCGAGGCCGCCCTGGCAGGTGATCCGCTGGTCGGTCCGCTGATCGCGGCCCGCCCGGGACTGCGGGTGCCGGGCGCCTGGGGAGCCTTCGAGATCGCCGTGGACGGCGTCCTCGGCCAGTACGCCGACCGGCCGCTGGTGCGGGAGTGGATGGCCGTCCTCGTCGAGGCCGCCGGACAGCCGGTTCCCGGACTCGGCGACGGCCTGACCCACCTCTTCCCGTCCGCCGAGACGGTGGCCGCAGCCGACCTGAAGGGTGCCGGACTCCCGTCGGAAACGGCAGACACCCTCAGGGCCTTGGCCCTCGCCGCCGCGCGCGACGACACGCTGTTCGACTGCGGATCACCGCTGGCGGACGTCATCCACGGCCTGACTGCCGTCCCTGGCGTCACGGAGGACACGGCACAGCGGATCGCGCTGCGACTCGGCTACGACGATGCCTTCCCGGCCGTGGACCGCATCGAGAGGGCGACCGGGGGCGAGGCGGGAGCCGAGGCTCGTGAGGCCGGCGCCGCTTGGCGCCCCTGGCGTGCTTTCGCCGCAACCCACTTGGCCGTGGTGGACCTCCCCGCGCTGACGGCCTGA